One genomic region from Balneola sp. encodes:
- a CDS encoding excinuclease ABC subunit C yields the protein MSDDSSAVSLEEKVANLPTSPGVYIYRDKGESVLYVGKAKKLRNRVRSYFQDSRPQDGRIRTMVSKIDDIEVVVTDSEAEALILENNLIKQYQPRYNIMYRDDKSYPYICITKETKPRVFPTRTVIKDGSKYYGPYDSVGAMKRMLETIRKAFGLCTCAVSQKTIDKTRGVPKWHSCFDDYLENCSGDWDDEVYQSTIYKVDRMLNGKTDQLIRELKDEMQIASDALAYEEAAQIRDSLEAVQHYSKRMKMVVSQKVDRDVFAIRKDEEIGEACGVLFKIREGKMIGKFHRFLKNIEGLSMGEMLQSFVEDYYTGQYTAAIPDEVYLSHEIEDVEPLEQYLHQEKGKIVPVHVPQIGEKKQLIKMAQSNAKLHLNERALVKEKAERNRIPHAVKELKEHLKLDRLPRRIECFDNSNLQGSDPVASMVCFVDAKPRKSSYKRFNIKTVEGPDDFASMKEILTRRYSRVQKDGEQIPDLIIVDGGKGQLSASVEALKEIDFYGECEIIGLAKRLEEVFLPGMSDPIMIPKKSSALKLLQHARDEAHRFAINFHRQKRSKRTVKTELLDIDGVGKKTVQKLLMEFGSVKKIKKAKKEELQLSIGKSIGEKVYNYFAD from the coding sequence ATGAGTGATGATTCAAGTGCCGTAAGTTTAGAAGAAAAAGTAGCTAATTTACCTACTTCGCCAGGAGTCTATATCTACCGGGATAAAGGTGAATCGGTGTTGTATGTTGGGAAGGCTAAAAAGCTCAGAAACAGGGTTCGCTCTTACTTTCAGGATTCTCGTCCGCAAGATGGCCGTATTAGGACGATGGTTTCTAAGATCGATGATATTGAAGTTGTAGTCACCGATTCCGAGGCAGAAGCTCTCATTTTGGAGAATAATCTCATCAAACAATATCAGCCTCGATATAATATCATGTATCGGGATGATAAGTCTTACCCTTATATCTGTATCACCAAAGAGACGAAGCCGAGGGTGTTTCCAACCCGAACGGTAATTAAGGACGGGAGCAAATATTACGGTCCCTATGACAGCGTTGGTGCGATGAAGCGGATGCTGGAAACCATTCGTAAAGCTTTTGGGCTTTGTACCTGCGCAGTTTCCCAAAAGACCATCGACAAAACCCGGGGCGTTCCAAAGTGGCATTCCTGTTTTGATGATTACCTGGAAAACTGTTCCGGAGATTGGGATGATGAGGTGTATCAATCTACCATTTATAAAGTAGATCGTATGCTAAATGGTAAAACGGATCAGCTGATTCGTGAGCTAAAAGATGAAATGCAGATCGCTTCCGATGCTTTGGCTTATGAAGAAGCTGCTCAAATCCGAGATAGCCTTGAGGCCGTTCAGCACTACAGTAAGCGAATGAAGATGGTGGTTTCCCAAAAAGTAGACCGTGATGTATTTGCTATCCGAAAAGATGAGGAAATAGGTGAAGCTTGCGGAGTACTCTTCAAAATTCGTGAAGGTAAGATGATAGGCAAGTTTCATCGCTTCCTGAAGAACATTGAAGGATTGAGTATGGGTGAGATGCTGCAGTCGTTTGTTGAAGATTACTATACCGGACAGTACACAGCGGCCATTCCCGATGAAGTTTATCTAAGCCACGAAATAGAAGATGTTGAACCCCTTGAGCAATACCTGCATCAGGAAAAGGGCAAGATTGTACCAGTTCATGTACCACAAATTGGAGAGAAGAAGCAACTCATTAAAATGGCACAGTCAAATGCTAAACTTCATTTAAATGAGCGTGCCCTTGTGAAAGAGAAAGCCGAGCGAAACCGAATTCCTCACGCCGTTAAAGAGCTGAAAGAACACTTAAAGCTGGATCGGCTGCCTCGGCGAATCGAATGTTTTGATAACTCAAACTTACAGGGTTCTGACCCGGTTGCTTCTATGGTTTGTTTTGTGGATGCGAAACCGCGTAAGAGTTCCTACAAACGATTCAACATAAAAACGGTAGAAGGGCCGGATGACTTTGCGTCTATGAAAGAGATTTTGACCCGGCGCTATTCCCGTGTGCAAAAAGATGGAGAGCAGATTCCAGACTTAATCATAGTGGATGGTGGAAAAGGGCAGTTGAGTGCGTCAGTGGAAGCCTTAAAAGAGATCGACTTTTATGGAGAATGTGAAATTATCGGATTAGCTAAACGTCTTGAAGAAGTATTTCTTCCCGGGATGTCTGATCCTATTATGATTCCTAAAAAATCATCAGCTCTAAAATTACTTCAGCATGCCCGTGATGAGGCGCATCGTTTTGCTATCAATTTTCACCGTCAAAAAAGAAGTAAGAGAACCGTAAAAACGGAATTGTTAGATATAGATGGGGTAGGTAAAAAGACGGTACAAAAGCTACTTATGGAATTTGGATCCGTCAAGAAAATCAAGAAAGCCAAGAAAGAAGAATTGCAGCTCTCAATTGGAAAATCAATTGGTGAGAAAGTGTACAACTATTTCGCTGATTAA
- a CDS encoding inositol monophosphatase, which translates to MDLIHLTDIAIKAALDAGQHIKKYLDEEIAFEEKEGGESYASQVVTAIDKECENIILSHLLPKCEEFNIALLTEETEDDGSRFEKDYFWCIDPIDGTLNFINKEPGFSVSIALIAKYGTPCIGVVYDPVTDTLYHATKGNGVFKNRSSWQIKNSNDYLTYVTDKKLKDTPRLPELKALIQKYVDDLELKEFKVMSGGASVMNGIRVLENGPACMIKYPKKETGGGSIWDFAATACIFHELGFPATNFEGERLDLNKKEGTFMNHEGIFYANFSGS; encoded by the coding sequence ATGGATTTAATTCACCTAACTGATATCGCCATCAAAGCAGCTCTTGACGCGGGACAACACATCAAAAAGTATTTAGATGAGGAGATCGCCTTTGAAGAAAAAGAAGGAGGGGAAAGCTATGCTTCTCAGGTGGTAACTGCGATAGACAAAGAATGTGAAAATATCATACTGTCCCATCTGCTTCCAAAATGCGAAGAATTTAATATTGCACTGCTTACAGAAGAAACCGAAGATGATGGGAGTCGGTTTGAGAAAGATTATTTCTGGTGCATAGACCCTATTGACGGAACACTAAACTTTATAAATAAGGAACCTGGTTTCTCCGTTTCCATCGCGTTAATTGCAAAATATGGGACTCCATGCATAGGCGTAGTTTACGATCCGGTTACAGATACCTTATATCATGCTACAAAAGGAAATGGGGTATTTAAAAACAGATCTTCATGGCAAATAAAGAACAGTAACGACTATTTAACCTATGTAACGGATAAGAAACTAAAGGACACTCCTCGCTTACCAGAGTTAAAAGCTCTTATACAAAAGTATGTTGATGATCTTGAATTAAAAGAGTTCAAAGTCATGTCCGGTGGCGCTTCCGTGATGAATGGCATTCGGGTATTGGAAAACGGTCCGGCTTGTATGATTAAATATCCCAAAAAAGAAACCGGAGGCGGGAGCATTTGGGACTTTGCTGCTACGGCCTGCATCTTTCATGAATTAGGATTTCCTGCTACCAATTTTGAAGGTGAAAGATTAGACCTTAACAAAAAAGAAGGCACCTTTATGAATCACGAAGGAATTTTTTATGCGAATTTTAGTGGTTCATAG
- a CDS encoding choline kinase, giving the protein MNDFIRSAITNITGTSTFTEKETIQELWSGYGQIKRIELENAPAKNVVAKHIQLSGNNEHPRGWNTDIGHQRKLKSYQVETTWYETYNSQSKARLPHCLGIETGEDEVLIVLEDLDEAGYPLRKQSVSWEEISKCLQWLAQFHASYLGHKPDGLWETGTYWHLETRPQELAELDDQALKEAASSIDSRLNNCTYKTFVHGDAKLANFCFAEDGQVAAVDFQYVGGGCGMKDVAYFIGSCLNENECERLEVQILDTYFGYLQHELGEPNEGLEQEWRSLYRVAWADFHRFLKGWSPGHWKINSYSERITKEVINNL; this is encoded by the coding sequence ATGAATGATTTCATCAGATCGGCTATTACAAACATCACGGGAACTTCTACCTTTACTGAAAAGGAAACCATCCAAGAATTGTGGAGCGGTTACGGGCAGATTAAGCGAATAGAGCTGGAGAATGCTCCGGCAAAAAATGTTGTCGCAAAGCATATACAGCTATCCGGAAATAATGAACACCCCCGTGGCTGGAATACCGATATTGGTCACCAGCGAAAGTTAAAATCCTATCAGGTGGAGACGACCTGGTACGAAACCTATAATTCACAAAGTAAAGCACGCCTGCCGCATTGCTTAGGAATTGAAACAGGGGAGGATGAAGTATTGATCGTACTGGAGGATCTCGATGAAGCCGGATATCCCTTACGAAAGCAGTCGGTCAGCTGGGAAGAAATTTCAAAATGCTTACAGTGGCTTGCCCAATTTCACGCTAGTTATCTCGGGCATAAGCCTGACGGACTTTGGGAAACCGGCACCTACTGGCACCTGGAAACACGGCCACAGGAATTAGCTGAACTGGATGATCAGGCATTAAAAGAAGCTGCTTCTAGTATTGATTCAAGATTAAATAACTGCACCTATAAAACATTTGTACACGGAGATGCCAAGCTGGCTAATTTCTGTTTTGCCGAAGATGGACAAGTTGCCGCTGTGGATTTTCAGTATGTGGGCGGCGGGTGTGGAATGAAAGACGTAGCCTATTTCATTGGAAGCTGCTTGAATGAAAATGAATGCGAGCGTTTAGAAGTACAAATTCTGGATACTTATTTCGGGTATTTACAGCATGAACTGGGAGAACCAAATGAGGGATTGGAACAGGAATGGCGTTCATTATATCGGGTAGCCTGGGCAGACTTTCATCGCTTTCTCAAAGGATGGAGTCCGGGTCACTGGAAGATTAATAGCTACAGCGAACGAATAACCAAAGAAGTAATCAACAATCTTTAG
- the ppk2 gene encoding polyphosphate kinase 2, whose protein sequence is MYNENGKLNYDVYESELASLQAELVKLQYWIKEKGLKVCVVFEGRDAAGKGGVIKRITEPLNPRTVRVVALQKPTEKEQNQWYFQRYISQLPTDGEMVLFDRSWYNRAGVEKVMGFCSEEEYQEFLHSCPKFEEMIMRSGIILIKYWFSISDKEQKKRFIARNEDPMKRWKLSPMDIEARTRWVDYSRAKDKMFEHTDTKKSPWFVVNADIKRHARLNCISHLLGQIDYEDLTPDPIEFPKVSKHPEYERPPISEMNWVPAKFGENPMDDERS, encoded by the coding sequence ATGTATAACGAAAATGGAAAGCTGAATTATGACGTCTACGAATCAGAATTAGCTTCGCTGCAGGCTGAGTTAGTTAAGCTACAGTATTGGATTAAAGAGAAGGGCCTCAAGGTTTGTGTTGTTTTTGAAGGACGTGATGCCGCCGGAAAAGGAGGCGTTATAAAAAGAATTACTGAGCCATTGAATCCCAGAACTGTACGAGTTGTAGCCCTACAGAAGCCGACCGAAAAAGAACAAAATCAGTGGTATTTCCAACGGTATATAAGTCAGCTGCCAACAGATGGAGAAATGGTGCTATTCGACCGAAGCTGGTACAACCGGGCAGGTGTAGAGAAAGTGATGGGTTTTTGCAGTGAGGAAGAGTATCAGGAATTCCTGCACTCTTGCCCCAAGTTCGAAGAGATGATTATGCGATCCGGTATTATCCTCATTAAATACTGGTTTTCCATTAGTGATAAGGAACAAAAGAAACGTTTCATCGCAAGGAATGAAGACCCTATGAAGCGTTGGAAGTTAAGTCCAATGGATATTGAAGCCAGAACTCGCTGGGTCGATTATTCCCGGGCTAAAGACAAAATGTTCGAACACACTGATACCAAAAAATCACCCTGGTTTGTAGTAAATGCAGATATAAAACGTCATGCTCGCCTAAACTGTATTTCTCACTTGCTTGGCCAGATTGACTATGAAGATTTAACCCCTGACCCGATTGAGTTTCCAAAAGTGAGTAAGCATCCGGAATACGAACGACCGCCAATATCAGAAATGAACTGGGTGCCGGCTAAGTTTGGGGAGAACCCGATGGATGATGAACGTAGTTAG
- a CDS encoding RNA pseudouridine synthase: protein MNTTKTTPNIPIIFEDNHLLVIDKPAGVLSQEDHTGDPDVLNLCKAYIKKEYNKPGNVYLGLVHRLDRPVSGVMVLAKTSKAASRLSYQIRKRTMKKTYWALVHGMSPVYGEHVHFLDKDNRTNTVKAYKSPKGNAKESRLNFITIKQSKKFSVVEVDLITGRPHQIRVQFAKEGNPLWGDHKYGNPDKNFGKDIALRAVKLELEHPTKKELMIFKAPKPSGQPWNVFEY, encoded by the coding sequence ATGAATACCACAAAAACTACTCCCAACATTCCCATTATTTTTGAAGACAATCATCTGTTGGTGATTGATAAACCGGCCGGAGTTCTTTCTCAGGAAGATCACACCGGCGATCCTGACGTTCTGAATCTTTGTAAGGCTTACATCAAAAAGGAATACAACAAACCCGGAAATGTTTATCTGGGCTTAGTCCACCGTCTCGACCGACCTGTAAGCGGTGTGATGGTGTTGGCAAAAACATCCAAAGCGGCTTCACGACTGTCCTATCAAATAAGAAAACGGACCATGAAGAAGACGTACTGGGCATTGGTACATGGGATGTCTCCGGTTTATGGTGAGCATGTCCATTTTCTGGATAAAGATAATCGCACGAACACTGTTAAAGCTTATAAATCACCCAAGGGAAATGCGAAAGAGTCGAGACTAAACTTCATCACAATAAAGCAGAGCAAGAAGTTTAGTGTGGTTGAAGTTGATTTGATTACGGGGCGTCCTCACCAAATCAGGGTGCAGTTTGCCAAGGAAGGAAATCCACTTTGGGGAGATCATAAGTACGGCAATCCTGATAAAAACTTTGGGAAAGATATTGCGTTACGTGCCGTAAAATTAGAGCTCGAACATCCCACCAAAAAAGAACTCATGATTTTCAAAGCTCCCAAGCCAAGTGGTCAACCTTGGAATGTGTTTGAATATTGA
- a CDS encoding monofunctional biosynthetic peptidoglycan transglycosylase: MEEQQQFKSVDWFKYTKITFGVILGWSFWFCLLIIALRWINPPVTSFMLQQNWKELEQERYNLRETWVQGEKLPDYMKLAVIASEDQRFRQHWGLDLAAIDKALDEKKRTGRIRGASTITQQVAKNLFLSPAQTYLRKGIEAVIAVLLEVFWTKDRILEVYLNIAEFGPAKYGIARGADFYYGKAPDELTPKEAARMATVLPNPWRIEPTPASEYVVKRSEWILRNMQQLSGIRYLPKPEPKPDTTDTLQQQPVFLDSLELVSLQDSMELYLDSILIDLELENLEN, from the coding sequence ATGGAAGAACAGCAGCAATTCAAATCAGTTGATTGGTTTAAATACACCAAGATTACCTTTGGGGTGATCTTAGGCTGGTCATTTTGGTTTTGCTTGTTGATCATTGCTCTTCGATGGATTAACCCGCCGGTTACCTCATTTATGCTCCAGCAGAATTGGAAAGAGTTGGAGCAAGAACGCTACAACCTCAGGGAGACATGGGTTCAGGGTGAAAAGCTTCCCGATTATATGAAACTGGCGGTTATAGCTTCAGAAGATCAGCGGTTTAGGCAACATTGGGGCTTAGATCTGGCTGCCATCGATAAAGCACTGGATGAGAAGAAGAGAACGGGAAGAATACGGGGAGCAAGTACCATTACCCAACAAGTGGCTAAGAACCTTTTCCTTTCCCCGGCGCAGACCTATTTAAGAAAAGGCATCGAAGCCGTGATTGCTGTTTTGCTGGAAGTTTTTTGGACCAAAGATCGCATTTTGGAGGTGTATCTAAATATCGCAGAATTTGGTCCGGCTAAGTACGGAATAGCAAGAGGAGCTGATTTCTATTACGGAAAAGCACCCGACGAATTGACTCCCAAAGAAGCGGCAAGAATGGCAACGGTGCTTCCAAACCCATGGCGGATAGAGCCGACTCCTGCATCTGAATATGTAGTTAAACGCAGTGAATGGATCTTGCGAAATATGCAGCAGTTAAGTGGAATCCGGTATCTGCCCAAACCGGAACCAAAGCCCGATACTACAGATACGCTTCAGCAGCAGCCCGTATTCCTGGATTCTCTTGAGTTAGTTAGCCTGCAAGATTCGATGGAGTTATATCTGGATTCGATCTTGATAGACCTGGAATTAGAAAATCTTGAAAATTAA
- a CDS encoding DNA recombination protein RmuC, with amino-acid sequence MEYILAIAGIIIGGIAGYAIAHFKSKSESSRLEERNQNLSDQLQEAEAELDSLQQKKEEELEQERKRANELDKQLAERNADYRNLQERLSEQKKELGEMQEQLTTQFENLANKILEEKSEKFTKQNKEQMDQLLNPLGEKLEAFKKKVEETYDDENRQRATLKEQIKQMAELNKTMSEDAKNLTKALKGDSKTQGNWGEVILQRILEKSGLRKDEEYFVEQSVTMDDGRRIRPDVVVRLPDEKFLVIDSKVSLTAYEQFSSAEDEADQERALKEHINSIRTHVKGLSEKNYQHIHGDRSPDFVLLFIPIEPAFGAALQHDSNLYYEAFDKNIVIVSPSTLLATLATIDSVWKQEYQNKNAMEIAKRGGALYDKFVLFVESMNDIGQRIRQTQDSYDEAMGRLSTGAGNLVRQAEMIRKLGAKTSKQLPDGMEEDQELIED; translated from the coding sequence ATGGAATACATTTTAGCCATAGCAGGAATCATTATCGGGGGAATCGCGGGATATGCCATCGCGCATTTCAAATCTAAATCAGAAAGTTCACGGCTGGAGGAGCGAAATCAGAATCTGAGTGATCAGCTACAGGAAGCAGAGGCTGAGCTGGATAGCCTTCAGCAAAAGAAAGAAGAAGAGCTGGAGCAGGAGCGAAAGCGAGCCAATGAGCTGGATAAACAACTGGCTGAGCGAAACGCAGACTACCGGAATTTGCAGGAGCGACTGAGTGAGCAGAAGAAGGAACTTGGCGAAATGCAGGAACAACTGACAACACAGTTCGAAAACCTGGCCAACAAAATTCTGGAAGAGAAGTCCGAGAAATTCACCAAGCAAAACAAAGAGCAGATGGATCAGCTGCTGAATCCGCTGGGTGAAAAGCTTGAAGCTTTCAAGAAGAAAGTGGAAGAGACATACGATGATGAAAACCGCCAGCGTGCTACGCTAAAAGAACAGATCAAACAAATGGCAGAGCTCAATAAAACCATGAGTGAGGATGCCAAGAATCTGACCAAAGCACTTAAAGGAGATTCTAAAACGCAGGGGAATTGGGGAGAGGTGATTCTACAGCGAATTCTTGAGAAATCGGGTCTGCGTAAAGACGAGGAGTATTTTGTGGAGCAAAGTGTTACGATGGATGATGGTCGCCGTATTCGTCCCGATGTGGTTGTTCGCCTCCCGGATGAAAAGTTCCTGGTAATCGATTCCAAGGTCTCTCTTACAGCATACGAACAGTTTAGCTCAGCGGAAGATGAAGCCGATCAGGAACGAGCGTTGAAAGAACACATCAACTCTATCCGGACCCACGTGAAAGGGCTTAGCGAAAAGAATTATCAGCATATTCACGGCGACAGAAGTCCGGATTTTGTATTGCTGTTTATACCCATTGAACCAGCATTTGGCGCTGCTTTACAACACGATTCAAATCTTTACTACGAAGCTTTTGATAAAAATATCGTGATTGTAAGTCCATCTACATTACTTGCTACGCTTGCCACCATCGACAGTGTTTGGAAGCAGGAGTATCAAAATAAAAACGCTATGGAAATCGCTAAACGAGGCGGGGCTTTGTATGATAAGTTCGTGCTATTTGTGGAGAGCATGAATGATATCGGTCAGCGGATTCGCCAAACCCAAGACAGCTACGATGAAGCGATGGGAAGACTTTCTACGGGTGCCGGTAATCTAGTCCGTCAAGCCGAAATGATTCGAAAGCTTGGAGCTAAAACTTCCAAACAATTACCGGATGGGATGGAAGAAGATCAAGAGCTTATCGAGGATTAA
- a CDS encoding xanthorhodopsin has translation MLEQPTLTFGEYTLVYNMLSFAIASMIFSGLFFVLSRDRVAPKYRISLVVSTLVVGIAAYHYLRIFNSWEAAYMITDAGNYIASGKPFNDAYRYIDWLLTVPLLVVELVLVIGLAKDKQSSMLTKLVIAAFLMILLGYPGEILMDDSLFSMRGLWGLLSTIPFIYIVYVLWGELGTAMADQTGKVQILFRNIRLLLLATWGFYPIVYMAPFFGWTGAESEIAIQVGYSIADVLAKAGYGVMIYAIARAKSEAEGYEVGQSTVSA, from the coding sequence ATGTTGGAACAACCAACCTTAACATTTGGCGAGTATACACTCGTCTATAACATGTTATCATTCGCGATTGCCTCGATGATATTTTCGGGTTTATTTTTTGTGCTTTCCCGCGATCGAGTAGCTCCTAAGTATAGAATTTCTTTAGTGGTCTCAACACTCGTAGTAGGTATTGCAGCATATCACTATTTAAGGATTTTCAATTCTTGGGAAGCCGCATACATGATAACCGACGCAGGTAATTATATCGCATCAGGTAAACCTTTCAATGACGCCTACCGATACATTGATTGGCTTTTAACAGTACCACTGCTAGTGGTAGAACTGGTATTAGTAATTGGTCTGGCTAAAGACAAACAAAGCAGTATGCTAACAAAATTAGTGATAGCTGCTTTTTTAATGATTCTTTTGGGCTACCCGGGAGAAATTTTAATGGATGACAGCTTATTCTCAATGCGAGGATTATGGGGTCTGTTAAGTACTATCCCATTCATTTACATAGTGTATGTATTGTGGGGTGAATTAGGAACCGCTATGGCAGATCAGACTGGTAAGGTTCAAATTCTTTTCAGAAATATCCGGTTGCTGTTGCTAGCTACTTGGGGTTTTTACCCAATTGTGTATATGGCACCATTTTTTGGATGGACTGGCGCTGAGTCAGAGATTGCTATCCAGGTTGGTTATTCCATTGCTGATGTATTAGCTAAAGCAGGTTACGGTGTAATGATTTATGCTATTGCACGAGCTAAATCTGAAGCTGAAGGCTATGAAGTAGGACAAAGCACAGTAAGTGCCTAG
- a CDS encoding EVE domain-containing protein: MKSEPDAYSIDDLERDGVEPWDGIRNYEARNTMRDDMKVGDGVLFYHSRVSPPVIVGTMEVASEPYPDPTQFDPDSKYFDDKSSEEDPRWQLVDVKFVQKFDEPVTRTAMKKELSLEEMVIFNRIRLSITPVTEAEWKKIHEMAGADIK; encoded by the coding sequence ATGAAATCCGAACCGGATGCTTACAGCATTGATGACCTTGAACGCGATGGGGTAGAACCATGGGATGGCATTCGAAATTATGAAGCCCGAAATACTATGCGAGATGACATGAAAGTTGGGGATGGTGTCCTGTTTTATCATTCCAGAGTATCTCCCCCGGTCATTGTGGGCACAATGGAAGTTGCTAGTGAGCCCTATCCTGATCCCACCCAATTTGACCCCGACTCAAAATACTTTGATGACAAGAGTAGCGAAGAAGATCCGAGGTGGCAACTTGTTGATGTGAAGTTTGTTCAGAAGTTTGATGAACCGGTAACACGCACAGCTATGAAGAAAGAACTATCACTCGAAGAAATGGTAATTTTCAATCGGATTAGACTTTCGATTACCCCGGTAACAGAAGCCGAATGGAAAAAAATCCACGAAATGGCCGGCGCTGATATAAAGTAA
- the rfbB gene encoding dTDP-glucose 4,6-dehydratase, which yields MRVIVTGGAGFIGSNLILRLAEAHPEWEIYNIDKLTYASDQSYLKPLKDSGQYYFKKVDLVNRDEVHDVVNTFKPQGVFHLAAESHVDNSIQGPEPFIQSNIVGTFNILEECRLLWKDDEEAWKNNRFLHVSTDEVYGELEDEGFFTEETPYAPNSPYSASKAGSDMIVRAYYHTYGMNVVTTNCSNNYGPHQHDEKLIPVVIRSAINHDKIPVYGKGENVRDWLFVHNHCDALDTAFLKGEAGETYTIGGNNEWKNIELVHKICNILNEEVGNGPDGDYKNLITFVTDRLGHDFRYAIDASKIKNELGWEPSQDFDGMLRQTILWYVRKYNSK from the coding sequence ATGCGCGTTATAGTCACAGGAGGAGCCGGGTTTATTGGTTCTAATTTAATTTTACGTTTAGCTGAAGCCCATCCCGAATGGGAAATTTATAACATTGATAAGCTTACCTATGCTTCGGATCAGTCTTATCTGAAGCCATTAAAAGATTCAGGTCAGTACTATTTTAAGAAGGTTGATTTAGTAAACAGGGATGAAGTGCATGATGTGGTTAATACTTTCAAACCGCAGGGAGTTTTTCACCTGGCGGCGGAATCTCATGTTGATAACTCAATTCAAGGTCCCGAGCCTTTCATACAGTCTAATATTGTGGGCACATTCAACATTTTGGAAGAATGCCGGCTGCTTTGGAAAGACGATGAAGAAGCGTGGAAGAATAACCGTTTTCTGCATGTTTCAACGGATGAAGTGTATGGTGAGCTCGAGGATGAGGGCTTTTTTACGGAAGAAACTCCATACGCACCAAATTCACCTTATTCCGCCTCAAAAGCGGGAAGTGATATGATTGTTCGAGCATATTATCACACATACGGCATGAACGTAGTAACCACCAATTGCTCTAACAACTACGGACCTCATCAACATGATGAGAAACTAATTCCCGTTGTAATTCGAAGCGCCATCAACCATGATAAAATTCCAGTTTATGGAAAAGGTGAGAATGTACGTGACTGGCTGTTTGTCCATAATCACTGTGATGCCCTAGATACTGCGTTTCTAAAAGGTGAAGCCGGTGAGACTTATACTATCGGCGGTAATAATGAGTGGAAGAATATAGAGCTGGTCCATAAAATCTGTAATATCTTAAATGAAGAAGTGGGTAATGGACCGGATGGCGATTACAAAAACCTGATTACCTTTGTAACGGATCGCTTAGGCCATGATTTCAGATATGCCATTGATGCCTCAAAAATTAAGAATGAATTAGGCTGGGAGCCTTCTCAAGACTTTGACGGAATGCTCCGCCAAACAATTTTGTGGTATGTTAGAAAGTATAATTCAAAATGA
- the rfbC gene encoding dTDP-4-dehydrorhamnose 3,5-epimerase has protein sequence MKITETRIPAVKLIEPKVFEDDRGYFYESYRESILKEAGITVDFVQDNVSKSYKDAIRGLHYQIENPQDKLVQCLEGTILDVAVDLRQDSPSFGNYVAFKLSDVNKQMLFIPKGFAHGFSVLSDDAIVSYKCSDYYNAEGERGVRWDDPLIRVHWDVARPILSEKDRKLPLFSSLKEEDLF, from the coding sequence ATGAAAATTACAGAAACAAGAATACCTGCTGTAAAACTTATTGAACCTAAAGTTTTTGAAGACGATCGGGGCTACTTTTACGAATCTTACCGGGAATCAATCCTGAAAGAAGCAGGGATAACAGTAGATTTTGTACAGGATAACGTATCAAAATCTTATAAGGATGCTATCCGAGGACTTCATTATCAAATCGAAAATCCACAGGATAAATTGGTGCAATGTCTTGAAGGAACCATTCTGGATGTAGCGGTTGACCTTCGCCAGGATTCGCCTTCTTTTGGTAATTATGTGGCATTTAAGCTGTCAGATGTTAACAAGCAGATGCTATTTATCCCCAAAGGATTTGCACACGGTTTTTCGGTGCTTTCGGACGATGCCATCGTTTCCTATAAATGTTCAGATTATTACAATGCAGAAGGAGAGCGGGGAGTACGTTGGGACGACCCCTTAATCCGAGTTCACTGGGATGTTGCCCGACCTATACTTTCCGAAAAGGATCGTAAGTTGCCTTTATTTTCATCACTCAAAGAAGAAGACCTCTTTTAA